From a single Phalacrocorax aristotelis chromosome 1, bGulAri2.1, whole genome shotgun sequence genomic region:
- the WASL gene encoding actin nucleation-promoting factor WASL isoform X2: MSGNPQQQPPQPRRVTNVGSLLLTPQENESLFCFLGKKCVTMSSAVVQVYAADRNAMWSKKCCGVACLVKDNPQRSYFIRIFDIKTCQVGLNFANEEEAKLFRKTVTDLLGRRQRKSEKRRDPPNGPNLPMATVDIKNPEITTNRFYTPQVNNISYTKEKKKGKTKKRRLTKADIGTPSNFQHIGHVGWDPNTGFDVNNLDPELKNLFDLCGISEAQLKDKETSKVIYDFIEKTGGVEAVKNELRRQAPPPPPPCRGGPPPPPPPPPHSSGPPPPPARGRGAPPPPPSRAPTAAPPPPPPSRPGATVPPPPPNRMYPPPPPVHSSSAPSGPPPPPPPPASGSSVPPPPPPPPPPPGPPPPPGLPSEVDHQLPVPAGNKAALLDQIREGAQLKKVEQNSRPVSCSGRDALLDQIRQGIQLKSVSDGQESAPPTPAPTSGIVGALMEVMQKRSKAIHSSDEDEDEDDEEDFEDDDEWDD, translated from the exons acGATGTCTTCAGCTGTTGTTCAGGTATATGCAGCAGATCGCAATGCCATGTGGTCAAAGAAATGCTGTGGTGTAGCTTGCCTTGTAAAGGATAATCCACAGAGGTCATATTTTATCAGAATATTTGACATTAAG ACATGTCAAGTTGGTCTTAATTTTGCTAATGAAGAAGAAGCTAAACTATTCCGCAAAACAGTAACAGATTTACTTGGACGACGGCAGAGAAAATCTG AAAAAAGACGAGACCCACCAAATG GTCCAAATCTACCAATGGCAACTGTTGATATCAAAAACCCTGAAATTACAACTAACAGGTTTTATACTCCACAAGTCAACAATATTTCATAtaccaaagaaaagaagaaaggaaaaactaaaaaaagaagattGACAAAGGCAGATATTGGAACACCATCTAATTTCCA ACACATCGGACATGTTGGCTGGGATCCAAACACCGGTTTTGAT GTGAACAACTTAGACCCAGAACTGAAAAACCTGTTTGATCTGTGTGGAATTTCAGAAGCTCAActaaaagacaaagaaactTCAAAGGTCATATATGATTTCATTGAAAAAACAGGAGGTGTGgaagctgttaaaaatgaacTGCGCAGGCAAG ctccacctccaccaccaccgTGCAGAGGAGGACCCCCtccacctccaccaccacctccccatAGCTCaggccctcctcctccccctgctaGGGGCCGAGGGGCACCGCCTCCACCTCCTTCAAGagctcccacagcagcacctCCACCCCCGCCTCCATCTAGACCTGGTGCCACAGTGCCCCCACCTCCTCCAAACAGGATGTatcctccaccaccaccagtgcATTCATCATCTGCACCATCGGGCCCTCCTccaccaccgccaccaccaGCAAGTGGGTCATCTGTCCCTccgccaccacctcctcctccaccccctccTGGTCCTCCTCCGCCACCAGGCCTTCCTTCAGAGGTTGATCACCAGCTTCCAGTTCCTGCGGGAAACAAAGCAGCACTCTTGGATCAAATCAGAGAAGGAGCTCAGTTAAAGAAGGTAGAACAGAACAGTCGACCAGTGTCCTGCTCAGGAAGAGATGCACTGTTAGACCAGATACGACAGGGTATACAGCTGAAGTCT GTATCTGATGGTCAGGAGAGTGCACCACCTACACCTGCACCCACCTCAGGAATTGTGGGTGCATTAATGGAAGTTATGCAGAAAAGGAGCAAAGCCATTCATTCTTCAG atgaagatgaggatgaagatgatgaagaagaCTTTGAGGATGACGACGAATGGGATGATTGA
- the WASL gene encoding actin nucleation-promoting factor WASL isoform X1, with product MSGNPQQQPPQPRRVTNVGSLLLTPQENESLFCFLGKKCVTMSSAVVQVYAADRNAMWSKKCCGVACLVKDNPQRSYFIRIFDIKDGKLLWEQELYNNFVYNSPKGYFHTFAGDTCQVGLNFANEEEAKLFRKTVTDLLGRRQRKSEKRRDPPNGPNLPMATVDIKNPEITTNRFYTPQVNNISYTKEKKKGKTKKRRLTKADIGTPSNFQHIGHVGWDPNTGFDVNNLDPELKNLFDLCGISEAQLKDKETSKVIYDFIEKTGGVEAVKNELRRQAPPPPPPCRGGPPPPPPPPPHSSGPPPPPARGRGAPPPPPSRAPTAAPPPPPPSRPGATVPPPPPNRMYPPPPPVHSSSAPSGPPPPPPPPASGSSVPPPPPPPPPPPGPPPPPGLPSEVDHQLPVPAGNKAALLDQIREGAQLKKVEQNSRPVSCSGRDALLDQIRQGIQLKSVSDGQESAPPTPAPTSGIVGALMEVMQKRSKAIHSSDEDEDEDDEEDFEDDDEWDD from the exons acGATGTCTTCAGCTGTTGTTCAGGTATATGCAGCAGATCGCAATGCCATGTGGTCAAAGAAATGCTGTGGTGTAGCTTGCCTTGTAAAGGATAATCCACAGAGGTCATATTTTATCAGAATATTTGACATTAAG gatGGGAAATTATTATGGGAGCAGGAGCTGTACAATAACTTTGTATATAATAGTCCTAAAGGATATTTTCATACCTTTGCTGGAGAT ACATGTCAAGTTGGTCTTAATTTTGCTAATGAAGAAGAAGCTAAACTATTCCGCAAAACAGTAACAGATTTACTTGGACGACGGCAGAGAAAATCTG AAAAAAGACGAGACCCACCAAATG GTCCAAATCTACCAATGGCAACTGTTGATATCAAAAACCCTGAAATTACAACTAACAGGTTTTATACTCCACAAGTCAACAATATTTCATAtaccaaagaaaagaagaaaggaaaaactaaaaaaagaagattGACAAAGGCAGATATTGGAACACCATCTAATTTCCA ACACATCGGACATGTTGGCTGGGATCCAAACACCGGTTTTGAT GTGAACAACTTAGACCCAGAACTGAAAAACCTGTTTGATCTGTGTGGAATTTCAGAAGCTCAActaaaagacaaagaaactTCAAAGGTCATATATGATTTCATTGAAAAAACAGGAGGTGTGgaagctgttaaaaatgaacTGCGCAGGCAAG ctccacctccaccaccaccgTGCAGAGGAGGACCCCCtccacctccaccaccacctccccatAGCTCaggccctcctcctccccctgctaGGGGCCGAGGGGCACCGCCTCCACCTCCTTCAAGagctcccacagcagcacctCCACCCCCGCCTCCATCTAGACCTGGTGCCACAGTGCCCCCACCTCCTCCAAACAGGATGTatcctccaccaccaccagtgcATTCATCATCTGCACCATCGGGCCCTCCTccaccaccgccaccaccaGCAAGTGGGTCATCTGTCCCTccgccaccacctcctcctccaccccctccTGGTCCTCCTCCGCCACCAGGCCTTCCTTCAGAGGTTGATCACCAGCTTCCAGTTCCTGCGGGAAACAAAGCAGCACTCTTGGATCAAATCAGAGAAGGAGCTCAGTTAAAGAAGGTAGAACAGAACAGTCGACCAGTGTCCTGCTCAGGAAGAGATGCACTGTTAGACCAGATACGACAGGGTATACAGCTGAAGTCT GTATCTGATGGTCAGGAGAGTGCACCACCTACACCTGCACCCACCTCAGGAATTGTGGGTGCATTAATGGAAGTTATGCAGAAAAGGAGCAAAGCCATTCATTCTTCAG atgaagatgaggatgaagatgatgaagaagaCTTTGAGGATGACGACGAATGGGATGATTGA